Proteins from one Desertifilum tharense IPPAS B-1220 genomic window:
- a CDS encoding glycosyltransferase — protein MTHFGIICPPYPGHINPQSALGRELQNRGHRVTFLQIADMELKVRSQGVDFYPIGETLYKPGSLAITFKQLAQLSEIKALNYSVDFCQQITEIICQDAPRAIATLGIDALIVDQLEPVGETIAQSLNLPFICVSCGQAIHRRADVPPFFTPWSYNDDAWAKIRNQIAYTILDYSCRPILKTINEYRQRWKLPPYPHIYASQATLAHISQQPPAFDFSIPNLPPQFHYTGPLRNPSPQNVSFPYERLTGQPLIYASLGSVQNTKADLFRAIAQACQGLDVQLMITHGGGMSAEAVATLPGSPLVVEYAPQLEVLAKASLTITHGGLNTVLDSLSYGIPLVAIPITFEQPGTGARIRWTRTGEVIPVSRLSIYRLREAIQRVLTEESYSHNAQKIQRSIRTAGGVKRAADLIEQSLGKKGVGNWELGVGEERELGVRS, from the coding sequence ATGACTCATTTTGGTATTATTTGCCCCCCCTACCCCGGACATATTAACCCCCAATCAGCATTAGGTCGAGAACTGCAAAATCGAGGACATCGCGTCACCTTTTTGCAAATTGCCGATATGGAATTGAAAGTGCGATCGCAAGGCGTAGACTTTTATCCGATTGGCGAAACCCTTTACAAACCCGGTTCCCTGGCGATAACCTTCAAGCAGCTCGCCCAACTCAGCGAAATCAAAGCCTTAAACTACTCCGTAGACTTCTGCCAACAGATTACAGAAATTATCTGTCAGGATGCGCCGAGAGCGATCGCCACCTTGGGGATTGATGCCCTCATTGTCGATCAACTCGAACCCGTCGGCGAAACCATCGCCCAATCTCTCAATCTTCCCTTCATTTGCGTCTCTTGCGGTCAAGCCATCCACCGTCGCGCCGACGTTCCCCCCTTCTTCACCCCTTGGAGTTACAACGATGACGCCTGGGCAAAAATCCGCAATCAAATTGCCTACACCATCCTAGATTACAGTTGCCGCCCCATCCTCAAAACCATCAACGAGTATCGCCAGCGGTGGAAACTGCCCCCCTACCCCCACATCTACGCCTCCCAAGCCACCCTCGCCCACATCAGCCAGCAACCCCCCGCCTTTGACTTTTCCATTCCCAACCTTCCCCCCCAGTTTCACTATACCGGCCCGCTGCGAAACCCATCCCCGCAAAATGTGTCCTTTCCCTACGAACGTTTAACCGGACAACCCTTAATTTATGCCTCCCTGGGAAGCGTGCAGAATACCAAAGCCGATCTGTTTAGGGCGATCGCGCAAGCTTGTCAAGGTCTGGACGTACAATTAATGATTACCCACGGTGGGGGCATGAGTGCAGAAGCCGTCGCCACCTTACCCGGTTCTCCCTTAGTCGTAGAATACGCCCCCCAACTCGAAGTCCTAGCCAAAGCCAGCCTAACCATCACCCACGGCGGACTCAATACCGTCCTCGACTCTCTCAGCTATGGTATCCCCCTCGTTGCCATCCCCATCACCTTCGAGCAACCGGGAACGGGGGCCAGAATTCGCTGGACTCGTACCGGAGAAGTCATCCCCGTCAGCCGCTTAAGCATTTATCGCCTGCGAGAAGCCATCCAACGAGTTCTCACTGAAGAATCTTACAGCCACAACGCCCAAAAAATCCAACGATCCATCCGCACAGCAGGCGGTGTCAAACGCGCCGCCGATCTGATTGAGCAATCTCTGGGGAAGAAGGGAGTTGGGAATTGGGAGTTGGGGGTTGGGGAAGAGAGGGAATTGGGAGTTAGGAGTTAG
- the crtW gene encoding beta-carotene ketolase CrtW, with amino-acid sequence MIKEFAKTLTDPAPQNSNKRDRSSSSQPILLEIFTEQTLEETRQNYGGFLIALAILGIWATSIVYLMACDLSEVSLPMTILACAWQTFLYTGLFITAHDAMHGSILPHHRRLNHGVGAIALMLYGLFSYKQLLKKHWLHHRHPATEIDPDYHDGQHSNFGFWYLHFMQEYWCWVRAFQLVALFYSIHYLLQIPQANLYLFWILPALLSSVQLFYFGTFLPHRQPEGGYKNANCAQSSSFPLLWSFLTCYHFGYHEEHHDYPQIPWWQLPKVRKIAAQNPLND; translated from the coding sequence ATGATTAAAGAGTTCGCCAAAACCTTGACAGATCCCGCTCCCCAAAATAGCAATAAACGGGATAGGTCTAGTTCGTCTCAACCTATTTTATTAGAAATATTTACCGAGCAGACTTTAGAGGAAACTCGTCAAAATTATGGAGGTTTTCTGATTGCGCTGGCAATCTTGGGAATTTGGGCTACCAGCATCGTTTACTTAATGGCTTGCGATCTCTCTGAGGTTAGCCTACCGATGACGATACTCGCTTGCGCGTGGCAAACCTTCCTCTATACAGGCTTATTCATTACCGCCCATGATGCCATGCATGGTTCAATCTTACCCCACCATCGGCGGCTGAATCATGGAGTAGGCGCGATCGCACTCATGTTGTACGGTCTATTTTCCTATAAACAATTACTCAAAAAGCATTGGCTGCATCATCGCCATCCCGCCACCGAAATCGACCCCGATTATCATGACGGTCAGCACTCAAATTTTGGATTTTGGTATCTGCATTTCATGCAAGAATACTGGTGCTGGGTTCGTGCCTTTCAATTAGTGGCTTTATTTTACAGCATTCACTACTTATTGCAGATTCCCCAAGCCAATCTTTATTTATTTTGGATTTTGCCCGCGCTGCTGAGTTCAGTGCAACTCTTTTACTTTGGAACCTTTCTTCCCCATCGCCAACCTGAAGGCGGTTATAAAAATGCTAACTGCGCTCAAAGTAGTTCCTTCCCGCTGCTTTGGTCGTTCCTAACCTGCTATCACTTTGGCTATCACGAAGAACACCACGACTATCCTCAGATTCCCTGGTGGCAACTGCCAAAAGTCCGCAAGATCGCTGCCCAAAATCCTCTGAACGACTGA
- a CDS encoding SDR family oxidoreductase — protein MLNVENKVIAITGASSGIGEATAKLLAENGAKVVLGARRTDRLEKLVEEIRHQGGSAEFKTVNVTDREDMKAFIHFAKDTFGRIDVIFNNAGVMPLSPMSALKVEEWDAMINVNINGVLNGIAAGLPIMEAQGGGQFINTASIAAHMVVPTSAVYCATKYAVWAISEGLRQESENIRVTIISPGVVETELGSDITDDSAQEALKEFRKSALTPDAIARAVLYAVSQPDDVDVNEIIVRPTTSAF, from the coding sequence ATGTTAAACGTAGAAAACAAAGTCATTGCCATCACGGGGGCAAGTAGCGGTATTGGTGAAGCCACTGCCAAATTACTGGCTGAAAATGGCGCAAAGGTTGTTCTGGGGGCACGGCGCACAGACAGGCTAGAAAAGCTTGTGGAGGAGATTCGCCATCAGGGTGGCTCGGCAGAATTCAAAACGGTGAACGTTACCGATCGGGAGGATATGAAAGCGTTCATTCACTTTGCCAAAGACACCTTTGGTCGAATTGATGTCATTTTTAACAATGCCGGGGTCATGCCTTTATCGCCCATGAGTGCCCTGAAAGTGGAAGAATGGGACGCGATGATTAACGTCAACATTAACGGCGTATTGAATGGCATTGCAGCCGGTTTGCCGATCATGGAAGCGCAAGGTGGCGGTCAGTTTATCAACACCGCATCCATTGCCGCCCATATGGTGGTACCGACTAGCGCAGTCTACTGTGCAACCAAATACGCAGTTTGGGCAATCTCCGAAGGACTGAGGCAGGAATCGGAAAATATCCGCGTGACCATAATCTCTCCGGGTGTTGTGGAAACAGAGCTGGGTTCTGACATCACAGATGATTCAGCACAAGAGGCTTTGAAAGAATTTCGTAAAAGTGCCTTAACTCCGGATGCGATCGCCAGAGCCGTTTTATATGCCGTATCCCAGCCTGATGATGTGGATGTCAATGAAATCATTGTTCGCCCAACCACCAGTGCCTTCTAG
- a CDS encoding SDR family NAD(P)-dependent oxidoreductase, producing the protein MVQAATKIALITGSSRGLGRNTALALAQKGVDVIVTYRSNEAEAKSVVSAIADLGGKAVALQLDTSNTKTFDDFAAQIQRSLQDNWQTEQFDFLVNNAGIGIHAPFAETTEEEFDRLMNIHVKGVFFLTQKLLPSIKDGGRIVNISSGLARFALPGYAAYATMKGAIEVLTRYLAKELGQRQIAVNVVAPGAIETDFGEGVVRDNPEVNNFIASQTALGRVGLPDDIGGAIASLLSEDSRWINAQRIEVSGGMFI; encoded by the coding sequence ATGGTACAAGCTGCAACAAAGATTGCTTTGATTACAGGATCGAGCCGAGGGTTGGGCAGAAATACTGCTTTAGCACTTGCCCAAAAAGGGGTTGATGTCATTGTGACGTATCGCAGCAATGAGGCAGAAGCAAAAAGTGTAGTCTCTGCGATCGCAGACCTGGGGGGTAAAGCGGTTGCACTGCAACTCGATACATCCAACACCAAAACCTTTGACGATTTTGCGGCACAAATTCAGCGATCGCTCCAGGATAACTGGCAAACAGAGCAGTTTGATTTCCTGGTTAACAACGCTGGGATTGGGATTCATGCACCGTTTGCAGAAACAACCGAGGAAGAATTCGATCGCCTAATGAATATTCATGTGAAGGGTGTGTTCTTCCTCACGCAGAAACTTCTACCGTCGATCAAAGATGGTGGACGAATTGTCAATATTTCCTCTGGCCTTGCCCGTTTCGCTCTACCGGGTTATGCCGCTTACGCCACGATGAAGGGGGCGATCGAGGTTTTGACCCGATACCTGGCGAAGGAATTAGGACAACGACAGATTGCGGTGAACGTGGTGGCCCCTGGCGCGATTGAAACAGACTTTGGTGAGGGTGTAGTACGTGACAATCCAGAGGTTAACAACTTCATCGCCTCGCAGACGGCTTTAGGTCGCGTTGGTCTTCCCGATGATATTGGCGGGGCGATCGCATCCTTACTTTCCGAAGACAGCCGATGGATCAATGCCCAGAGAATTGAAGTCTCTGGCGGCATGTTTATCTAA
- a CDS encoding AraC family transcriptional regulator — translation MMIETPKQSTALRACQELATLVSKYTDSRGNGAHQTAIAQLEFMRESSASTAICSVFEPILAIVVQGKKEALLGEETYQYGAAQYLVISVDLPLSGFVTEATPDKPYLGFKLNLDPVQLCDIIAQIQPHAEKKENSVRGLFVSNADVALVDCAIRLTRLLDTPQDIPFLAPMMIREIYYRLLMGEQSEAVRQIATSGSTMQRIAEIVKLLKANFTQSLRVEDLAEQANMSVASFHRHFKKVTSMSPLQYQKQLRLLEARRLMLIENADATHAAYQVGYESPSQFSREYSRMFGAPPIKDIERLRIA, via the coding sequence ATGATGATTGAAACCCCAAAGCAAAGTACAGCCCTGCGTGCGTGTCAAGAACTCGCGACATTAGTATCGAAGTACACCGACAGCCGGGGAAACGGCGCTCATCAAACTGCGATCGCTCAATTAGAATTCATGCGGGAATCGTCTGCTTCCACCGCAATCTGTAGCGTCTTTGAACCGATTCTTGCGATCGTAGTTCAGGGTAAAAAAGAAGCATTGCTCGGTGAGGAAACGTATCAGTATGGTGCCGCTCAGTATCTTGTCATCTCGGTGGATTTGCCGCTGAGTGGATTTGTGACGGAGGCAACACCAGACAAGCCCTATTTAGGGTTTAAGTTGAATTTAGATCCAGTCCAACTCTGTGACATTATTGCCCAAATCCAACCCCACGCAGAAAAGAAAGAAAACTCAGTGAGGGGCTTGTTTGTTAGCAACGCTGATGTCGCCCTGGTTGATTGCGCCATTAGACTGACACGGCTTTTAGATACGCCGCAGGATATTCCGTTTTTGGCACCGATGATGATTCGCGAAATCTATTACCGTCTTTTGATGGGCGAACAAAGCGAAGCAGTTCGCCAGATCGCAACATCCGGTAGCACTATGCAGCGCATTGCTGAGATCGTTAAACTGCTCAAGGCTAACTTTACACAGTCCTTACGAGTGGAGGATTTGGCTGAACAAGCCAATATGTCTGTTGCCTCCTTCCATCGCCATTTTAAGAAAGTGACCTCAATGAGTCCTTTGCAATATCAGAAACAATTGAGGCTACTCGAAGCGCGTCGGCTGATGCTGATCGAAAATGCCGATGCAACCCATGCAGCCTATCAGGTCGGATATGAAAGTCCTTCACAGTTTAGCCGAGAATATTCCCGCATGTTTGGAGCGCCACCCATCAAAGATATTGAACGTTTACGGATAGCTTAA